One genomic region from Prevotella sp. Rep29 encodes:
- the rdgB gene encoding RdgB/HAM1 family non-canonical purine NTP pyrophosphatase, translated as MKKIVFATNNKHKLEEAQQILGNEFKILSLADINCHEELPETSDTLEGNAYQKAEYVWSHYFRDEKIPVFADDTGLEVEALGGEPGVLSARYAAIDGDPQQSHDSEANMKKLLRKLDGEDNRTARFRTVISLVIDASDTTTEIPLYMEKRWEFEGIVNGQIIRERRGTTGFGYDPIFQPDGYEQTFAELGADIKNQISHRARAMQKLAEFLKDKNL; from the coding sequence ATGAAAAAGATTGTTTTTGCGACGAACAACAAGCATAAGCTGGAGGAGGCACAGCAAATCCTCGGCAACGAGTTCAAAATCCTCTCACTTGCCGACATCAATTGCCATGAAGAACTGCCCGAAACTTCCGATACGCTCGAAGGAAATGCCTACCAGAAGGCAGAATATGTGTGGAGCCATTATTTCAGAGACGAGAAGATACCTGTCTTTGCCGACGATACGGGACTCGAAGTGGAGGCACTCGGAGGCGAACCAGGCGTACTCTCTGCCCGCTATGCCGCTATCGACGGCGACCCGCAGCAAAGCCACGACAGCGAAGCAAACATGAAAAAACTGCTCCGCAAACTCGATGGCGAAGACAACCGGACAGCCCGCTTCCGCACAGTCATCTCATTAGTAATCGACGCCAGTGATACAACGACAGAAATTCCTCTTTATATGGAAAAAAGATGGGAATTCGAGGGCATCGTCAACGGACAGATTATCCGCGAGCGTCGCGGCACCACCGGCTTCGGATACGACCCCATCTTCCAGCCCGACGGCTACGAACAGACATTCGCCGAACTGGGAGCAGACATCAAAAACCAAATCTCTCACCGCGCACGAGCCATGCAAAAGCTCGCGGAGTTCCTGAAGGACAAAAACCTGTAA
- a CDS encoding two-component regulator propeller domain-containing protein — MKRIFKRIFAFLLMAWAVIATHAAVIGSWNIYYAYRDITEIEPAGSTVYVLSSGGLFSYNVNDQSVQVYDKVNALSDCGIAHINYCPAAKKLLIIYDNQNMDVLSTDGETENLSDYYNKSMTQDKTVNTVYIQGQYAYLATGFGIVKVNVQNVEVSDSYNLGFKVNYCYIENGNIFAASETDGLWSAPLTVNLLDKKNWSRSGDYVPKSFDKRTVYDEKNKCWWTADSDGSLMAYTESGGSKTITVQGIRPDGPKYNHFGFIRFTNNTLYSVGGGYSAHGELGRPAAVQSFSGDTWTCFEENIQSRIGHQYNDMLSIDVDPTNSSHVTVSGKSGIYEFIDGKLSKHHNIDNSPLLPAISGNRDYVVVPTLKYDSQGNLWAFNSRVRQASLFKLGNDNQWQSLHKDIFLSKNGRSMNAMAGMFFDSRNLLWMVNDHWDFPAFFAYQPESDGVMAFTSFINQDGATLSPIFIQCIAEDKSGNIWVGTDAGVMVVYAQDIANGYTDKINQIKVPRNDGTNFADYLLDGVNVSCIAVDGGGRKWFGTNGNGVYLISEDNNTQIHHFLSTNSQLLSNNIESIAINDHTGEVFFGTDKGLCSYMSDANVPNEEMTSDNVYAYPNPVRPDYTGPIIVTGLSYDADVKILTSNGVLVAQGRSNGGMFTWDGKDMKGKPVVSGVYMVHTATSEGKKGAVCKIAIVR; from the coding sequence ATGAAACGCATATTCAAACGCATATTTGCTTTTTTGCTGATGGCATGGGCTGTCATAGCCACCCATGCGGCAGTTATCGGTTCGTGGAACATCTACTACGCCTATCGCGACATCACGGAGATAGAACCTGCGGGCAGCACGGTTTACGTGCTCAGCTCGGGCGGTTTGTTCTCATACAACGTCAACGACCAGAGCGTGCAGGTGTATGACAAGGTCAATGCGCTCTCCGACTGCGGCATTGCACACATCAACTACTGTCCGGCAGCAAAAAAGCTACTCATCATCTACGACAATCAAAACATGGACGTGCTCTCCACTGACGGAGAGACGGAAAACCTGTCCGACTACTACAACAAGTCGATGACGCAGGACAAGACTGTCAACACCGTCTATATACAGGGGCAGTATGCCTATTTGGCAACGGGGTTCGGCATCGTGAAGGTGAATGTGCAGAACGTGGAGGTGAGCGATTCTTACAACCTGGGCTTCAAGGTGAATTACTGCTACATCGAAAACGGCAATATCTTTGCCGCTTCCGAGACCGACGGATTGTGGTCGGCACCGCTGACAGTGAACCTGTTAGACAAGAAGAACTGGAGTCGCAGCGGTGACTATGTGCCGAAGAGTTTCGACAAGCGGACGGTGTATGACGAGAAGAACAAGTGCTGGTGGACTGCCGACAGCGACGGCTCGCTGATGGCATACACCGAGAGTGGCGGTTCGAAAACCATCACGGTTCAAGGCATCCGCCCGGACGGTCCGAAATACAACCACTTCGGTTTCATACGCTTCACCAACAATACGCTCTACTCCGTCGGTGGCGGATATAGCGCACACGGCGAACTGGGGCGTCCGGCTGCCGTACAATCGTTCAGCGGTGACACATGGACATGCTTCGAAGAGAATATCCAGTCGCGCATCGGACATCAATACAACGACATGCTCAGCATCGACGTCGATCCCACTAACAGCAGCCATGTGACTGTGAGCGGAAAGAGCGGCATCTATGAATTTATCGACGGCAAACTCTCAAAACACCATAATATTGACAACAGTCCGCTGCTTCCTGCCATCAGCGGCAACCGCGACTATGTGGTTGTTCCGACGCTGAAATACGACAGCCAAGGCAATTTGTGGGCATTCAATTCCCGCGTCAGACAAGCATCACTCTTCAAACTTGGCAACGACAACCAATGGCAGTCGCTGCACAAGGATATTTTCCTGAGCAAGAACGGCAGGAGTATGAACGCGATGGCAGGGATGTTTTTCGATAGCCGCAACCTGCTGTGGATGGTCAACGACCACTGGGACTTCCCCGCCTTTTTCGCCTACCAGCCGGAAAGTGACGGCGTGATGGCATTCACATCGTTCATCAACCAAGACGGAGCAACGCTCTCGCCCATCTTCATACAATGTATCGCTGAAGACAAGTCGGGCAACATCTGGGTGGGAACGGATGCCGGCGTGATGGTGGTCTATGCACAGGACATCGCCAACGGCTATACGGACAAAATCAACCAGATAAAAGTGCCGCGCAACGATGGCACCAACTTCGCCGACTATCTGCTCGACGGCGTGAACGTATCGTGCATCGCGGTAGATGGTGGCGGGCGCAAATGGTTCGGAACCAACGGCAACGGTGTCTATCTCATCAGCGAAGACAACAACACGCAAATACACCACTTCCTCTCAACCAACAGCCAGCTGCTTTCCAACAATATCGAATCGATAGCCATCAACGACCATACAGGCGAAGTTTTCTTCGGCACGGACAAAGGACTCTGCTCCTATATGAGCGATGCCAATGTGCCGAACGAAGAGATGACGAGCGACAACGTGTATGCCTATCCCAATCCCGTGCGCCCGGATTATACCGGACCAATCATTGTCACCGGACTCAGTTACGACGCTGACGTGAAGATTCTCACGAGCAACGGCGTACTTGTAGCCCAGGGACGGAGCAACGGAGGCATGTTTACCTGGGACGGAAAAGACATGAAGGGGAAGCCGGTGGTAAGCGGTGTATATATGGTTCATACCGCTACGAGCGAAGGCAAAAAAGGCGCTGTGTGCAAGATAGCCATCGTCCGCTAA
- a CDS encoding acyltransferase family protein, whose amino-acid sequence MKERIVWIDYAKAIGITLVILAHTQVTPFVTDWISVFRMPLFFFLSGFLFSFDRNPDAKAFVRKRFRQLMIPYVCFNLLTFVFWWFVGRHYGAVDETTLWYEPLVAALFCNAPDMVHNIPLWFLFCLFLLEVVYYFLFRKLGFLQRLIVVMMIGMFGFLNAYLNAHVLPFSLGTMMIGMLFYCAGSELKQLFQSNGLMGLLALIVVTAAALMNERVYLYRNQYGNAMFFLLAAFSGIYMMKVLCEGLSKRFGRCRWVEYMSKNTLTICALHLTNYTLIKGFTVYVLGIPLSVYEGTILPNLLLTVGGILLCIPSIYVLERFLPFVIGRKR is encoded by the coding sequence ATGAAAGAGCGGATAGTTTGGATAGATTATGCCAAGGCGATAGGCATCACGTTGGTGATATTGGCACACACGCAGGTTACGCCCTTCGTGACCGATTGGATCAGTGTGTTCCGCATGCCGCTGTTTTTCTTTCTCTCAGGCTTTTTGTTCTCGTTTGACAGGAATCCGGATGCGAAAGCGTTTGTGCGAAAGCGTTTCCGTCAGTTGATGATTCCTTATGTGTGTTTCAATCTGCTGACGTTTGTCTTCTGGTGGTTCGTTGGAAGACATTATGGTGCTGTTGATGAAACGACGCTATGGTATGAGCCGTTGGTGGCAGCACTGTTTTGCAATGCGCCGGACATGGTACACAACATACCTTTGTGGTTTCTCTTTTGTCTTTTCCTGCTCGAAGTGGTTTATTATTTCCTCTTTCGGAAACTTGGATTCCTTCAGCGTCTGATTGTAGTGATGATGATAGGTATGTTCGGTTTTTTGAATGCTTATCTAAACGCTCACGTCCTGCCATTCAGTTTGGGAACGATGATGATAGGAATGCTCTTTTACTGTGCAGGAAGCGAACTCAAGCAACTGTTCCAATCAAACGGTCTGATGGGGTTGTTGGCATTGATTGTAGTGACGGCAGCAGCGCTGATGAACGAGCGCGTCTATCTATACCGAAACCAGTATGGCAATGCGATGTTCTTCTTATTGGCAGCCTTCAGTGGCATTTACATGATGAAAGTGTTGTGTGAAGGTCTTTCAAAGCGTTTCGGGCGCTGTCGGTGGGTGGAATATATGTCGAAAAACACGTTGACAATCTGCGCACTTCACCTCACGAACTATACGCTCATCAAGGGCTTCACCGTCTATGTTTTAGGCATTCCGCTGTCGGTTTATGAGGGAACCATTCTTCCGAACCTCCTGCTAACTGTCGGAGGAATACTGCTGTGCATACCATCTATTTATGTTCTTGAAAGATTCCTGCCTTTTGTAATAGGCAGAAAACGTTAG
- a CDS encoding phosphoethanolamine transferase: MLRISKSHIKPLLFVVGLTAFYGLFFLLSDFYDIPFRGFSDLINILLQFLVVAFATFGVLYLISINRYVFAVTFPLLTAICAILAYFKYTAKVTLTPMLFELAVVNDIRTDMDVVSWQLVLLVIVSLIFAFSVVYYRFKKVTFSFPLIHFLFAFLIIFGVTHVRAFANPLNARIPYNIYYSVNTYFSNRKEIKNVRPDFPGKVLCEDDSVVIVVVLGESVRSSNLQINGYSRPTTPLLCKEKNVLSLPNIYSEEAFTHTSVPYLLTRASHDDPDRAYEERSFVSLFRKAGYRTAWIANQEPVSTFIYFMKECDSLIYVNSGKSLYHYEKWLDEDILPYMDKELEREENRHLLILHTIGSHWWYNAHFPERFERWKPTLSSKVISSNSHEEMLNAYDNTILYSDYFWNAAINRLRHRNAVLIYLSDHGECMGEDGMYTHGADHEALHHPACFVWFSDSYMARHADKVEALRKNRLKKYNSSFLFHSVLSAGGVKCDVFDENEDIFR; this comes from the coding sequence ATGTTACGTATCAGTAAATCACACATCAAGCCATTGCTGTTCGTAGTTGGATTAACAGCTTTCTACGGATTATTTTTCTTGTTGTCTGATTTCTATGACATCCCTTTCCGAGGTTTTTCCGACTTAATCAACATACTGCTTCAGTTCTTGGTTGTTGCCTTTGCCACATTCGGTGTGCTTTATCTGATAAGCATCAACCGATATGTGTTTGCTGTTACTTTCCCGTTATTGACAGCCATTTGCGCCATATTGGCTTACTTCAAATATACTGCGAAGGTGACACTGACGCCGATGTTGTTTGAACTCGCTGTCGTGAACGATATTCGTACCGATATGGATGTGGTTTCATGGCAGCTTGTATTGTTGGTGATAGTGAGTTTGATATTTGCTTTTTCGGTGGTTTACTATCGCTTTAAGAAAGTGACTTTTTCATTTCCTTTGATTCATTTTCTTTTTGCTTTCCTCATCATTTTCGGAGTGACCCATGTGCGTGCGTTCGCTAATCCCTTGAATGCGCGCATACCTTATAATATATATTATAGTGTAAACACTTATTTTTCTAATAGGAAAGAAATAAAAAACGTGCGCCCTGACTTTCCTGGAAAGGTGCTTTGTGAGGATGATTCGGTAGTGATAGTGGTTGTTTTAGGTGAGTCTGTCCGGTCATCCAATCTGCAAATCAATGGTTATTCCCGCCCGACAACACCACTTTTGTGTAAGGAAAAGAACGTATTGTCGCTACCGAATATCTATTCTGAAGAAGCATTCACGCATACGAGTGTTCCCTATTTGCTGACCCGTGCCAGTCATGATGATCCTGATAGGGCGTATGAGGAGCGTTCGTTTGTGTCGTTGTTCAGGAAAGCGGGCTATCGGACAGCCTGGATAGCCAATCAGGAGCCCGTGTCCACGTTCATTTATTTTATGAAAGAGTGTGACAGTCTCATTTATGTGAACAGTGGAAAATCGCTCTATCACTACGAAAAATGGCTCGATGAAGATATCCTGCCTTATATGGATAAGGAACTGGAACGTGAGGAAAACAGGCATCTGTTGATTCTTCACACCATCGGTTCGCATTGGTGGTATAACGCACATTTTCCAGAGCGTTTTGAGCGGTGGAAACCTACGTTGTCGAGTAAGGTGATTTCTTCCAATTCGCACGAGGAGATGCTCAATGCTTATGACAATACCATTCTCTATTCTGACTATTTCTGGAATGCCGCCATCAACCGGCTGCGTCATCGCAATGCCGTGCTCATCTATCTTTCCGACCACGGAGAGTGTATGGGTGAAGATGGTATGTACACACACGGTGCCGACCATGAAGCCCTTCATCATCCGGCTTGTTTCGTGTGGTTCTCCGATTCGTATATGGCTCGGCATGCAGATAAAGTGGAGGCTTTGCGGAAGAACAGGTTGAAGAAATACAATTCTTCTTTCCTCTTCCATTCCGTTTTGAGTGCCGGAGGTGTGAAGTGCGATGTGTTTGATGAAAATGAGGACATATTCAGATGA
- a CDS encoding CapA family protein — translation MKQFFLFMAMVLSLSCTSKAENNRQSVNIETDSLPRSQVKETKQLPEKMVISMCGDIMMGTTYPTVQLPPNNGRDIFSDTKEFTQQADLAVGNLEGAICSGGKSTKGSGKYSYAFRMPPSFAPLLKEAGYDYLSMANNHANDFGAEGIAESERVLDAQGIKYSGIKGRIESVVLEKDGVKYGICAFGHNSYTLKHTDLSLVKRIVEDLREKSDIVIVSFHGGAEGRDKRHLPRGTEIFLGENRGNLREFAHFCIDHGADVVYGHGPHVVRAVEVYNGRFIAYSLGNFCTPYGMSLTGISGYAPVINIEIDKNGRFLSGKIHSFIQQRGAGPRKDMTNSVAREIKILSEQDIPQNPITIDSEGNITLL, via the coding sequence ATGAAGCAATTTTTTCTATTTATGGCAATGGTGTTGTCGTTGTCATGCACATCAAAGGCAGAGAATAATCGCCAGTCGGTCAACATAGAGACTGATAGTTTGCCACGTTCTCAGGTGAAAGAAACGAAGCAACTGCCTGAAAAGATGGTTATATCAATGTGTGGCGACATCATGATGGGCACGACTTATCCTACGGTGCAGTTGCCGCCTAATAATGGAAGAGACATTTTCAGTGATACAAAGGAATTTACGCAACAGGCAGACCTCGCAGTCGGTAACCTCGAGGGAGCCATCTGCAGTGGTGGAAAAAGCACGAAAGGCAGTGGGAAATATAGTTATGCTTTCCGTATGCCGCCAAGTTTTGCACCCCTGCTTAAAGAAGCAGGATACGACTATCTGAGCATGGCAAACAATCATGCGAATGATTTCGGAGCTGAAGGTATTGCTGAGTCCGAGAGAGTGCTCGACGCTCAGGGCATCAAATATTCCGGCATAAAGGGTAGGATAGAGTCAGTGGTATTGGAAAAGGACGGAGTGAAGTATGGTATTTGCGCTTTCGGACATAATTCCTACACGTTGAAACATACTGATTTAAGCCTTGTAAAGCGGATAGTGGAAGACCTTCGTGAGAAATCTGACATTGTGATTGTTTCGTTTCATGGTGGTGCAGAAGGAAGAGACAAGCGCCATTTGCCACGCGGTACGGAAATATTTTTAGGAGAGAATCGTGGAAATCTCCGTGAGTTTGCTCATTTTTGTATAGACCATGGTGCTGATGTCGTGTATGGACATGGTCCGCATGTGGTTCGTGCGGTGGAAGTATATAACGGACGTTTCATCGCATACAGCCTCGGTAATTTCTGTACACCTTACGGGATGAGCCTCACTGGAATATCTGGATATGCACCCGTCATCAACATTGAAATAGATAAAAATGGTCGCTTTCTCAGCGGAAAGATTCATTCGTTCATCCAGCAGCGTGGAGCAGGTCCGCGTAAAGATATGACCAACAGCGTTGCGCGCGAGATAAAAATACTGAGTGAACAGGACATTCCACAGAATCCTATAACGATTGATTCGGAGGGTAACATCACACTTTTATAA
- a CDS encoding C40 family peptidase, which translates to MIYYKKECKYDFYNSLIFFIFAISFLIGLIILIMDFKYIVTTFLLSTFTFLSTSATDVVVGDDKPDASYVDFSESSDELEALFNVTGADIIENAMKYLGRPYRSGMKGPHAFDCSGFTSYVYGIKNISLSPSSKTQYTQGVSVKRDELRQGDLVFFTSPRSGRSVGHVGIVTEVEEDGNFHFVHASRRGVVVDNYAKAGYYKGRYIGARRILDY; encoded by the coding sequence TTGATTTATTATAAAAAAGAATGTAAATATGATTTTTATAACTCACTGATTTTCTTTATATTTGCAATATCATTTTTAATAGGACTAATTATTTTGATCATGGATTTTAAATATATAGTAACTACTTTTCTACTTAGTACATTCACTTTTTTATCAACGAGTGCGACGGATGTGGTTGTTGGTGACGACAAGCCGGATGCTTCTTATGTTGATTTTTCGGAGAGCAGCGATGAGTTAGAGGCTCTTTTCAATGTGACAGGAGCTGATATCATAGAAAATGCAATGAAGTACCTGGGTCGTCCTTATCGTTCCGGTATGAAAGGTCCGCATGCTTTTGACTGCTCTGGATTTACGAGTTACGTATATGGAATAAAAAATATCTCGCTCAGTCCGAGCTCAAAGACACAATATACACAGGGTGTTTCTGTGAAGAGAGACGAACTTCGTCAGGGTGACCTGGTGTTCTTTACGAGTCCGCGTTCTGGTAGGAGTGTCGGTCATGTAGGTATTGTGACTGAAGTAGAGGAAGACGGAAATTTCCATTTCGTACATGCTTCCCGTCGTGGAGTGGTCGTAGATAACTATGCGAAAGCTGGTTATTACAAAGGACGATACATCGGCGCTCGGCGTATTTTGGACTATTAA
- a CDS encoding sigma-70 family RNA polymerase sigma factor — MKKENIEVLFRQYYNKMIRLARRMLYDVEESRDVVSEVFATLIKTNVIPTNVEAYLLMSVRNRCINILQHKEVKKRFEQAYIIEQSEVYITDTIALDTVEEEQRLTLLLNYAEQNLPEQTLRVFRMRHIKSMKYQEIAEELGISRVMVYKHLTKAIQIIREYNNQNK; from the coding sequence ATGAAAAAAGAAAATATAGAAGTGTTGTTCCGACAATACTATAATAAAATGATACGACTCGCAAGACGAATGCTCTATGACGTTGAAGAATCACGCGATGTGGTTAGCGAAGTGTTTGCCACACTCATTAAGACTAATGTCATACCTACCAACGTGGAAGCCTATCTGCTCATGAGTGTGCGTAACCGGTGTATAAATATCTTGCAACATAAAGAAGTCAAAAAACGTTTCGAGCAGGCATACATCATAGAACAATCTGAAGTTTATATTACCGATACGATAGCCTTAGATACTGTAGAGGAAGAACAGCGACTAACTTTATTACTCAATTATGCTGAGCAAAATCTGCCAGAACAAACATTACGCGTGTTTCGTATGAGGCATATAAAAAGTATGAAATATCAGGAAATAGCCGAAGAGTTGGGTATCAGTCGTGTGATGGTTTATAAACATTTGACTAAAGCCATACAGATAATTAGAGAATATAATAAT